ACCGCCTTGACGCAGGCATCGACGATGCGCTGGACCGACGGCAGGACGGCGTCCTCCAGGTTGTCCGCGCTCGGGAGGGGAAGGTGTGGTGTGGTGACCCGGGTGAGTGGCCCGTCGATGTGCCAGATCGCCTCCTCCGCCACGATGGAGACCACCTCGGCACCCCAACCGCACAGCCGGGGATTCTCCTCGACCGTCACCAGACGGCTGGTCTTCTTGACGGATGCAAGCACCGTTGCGGTGTCCAGCGGAACGAGGCAGCGCAAGTCGATCAGCTCGGCAGAGATCCCCCGCTGGGCGAGGACCTCGGCTGCCTCCACGGCCTTGGGCACCATGTTGGCCAGCGCCACGATGGTCACGTCCGTGCCCTCGCGGAGGACGGCGGCCGTGCCGAGCTCGTCCACGATCTCGCCGTCCGGCACCAATCCCTTGGTGGGGTAGAGCTGCTTCGACTCGAAGAAGATCACGGGGTCGGGGTCGCGGACCGCCGCGGCCATCAACCCGATGAGGTCCTTCGGGTTCGACGGCGCGACGACCTTGAGCCCGGGGATCATCATGGCCCAGTTCTCAACGGCCTGGGAGTGCTGCGCGCCGAAGCGCAGGCCCGCCCCGTTGGCAGTCCGGATGACGAGCGGAACGGTGAACTGACCGTCCGTCATGTACCTCGTCTTGGGGATCTCGACCGCAACGAGGTCCCAGCACGTCGCCAGGAAGTCGCTGAACATGATCTCGGCGATCGGCTTGAGACCCGTCATGGCCGCTCCCATGGCGGCCCCGAGGATGGCTTCCTCAGAGATCGGGGTGTCGCGCACGCGTGACGGGCCGAACTCGTCGAGCAGACCCTTGGTGCCCTTGAAGACACCACCGGCTGCGGCCACATCCTCCCCGATCAGGTACACCGAGTCGTCCCGGCGCATCTCCTGGGCGATGCCGCGGGCGATCGCCTCCCGGTAGGTGATCAGCTGTTCCGCCACGAGTAACCTCCATCGGCCCAGACGTTGGTGAAGGCGGCCTGCGAGTCAGGGGCCGGTGCTGCCTTCGCATCCTCGGTTGCGGCGTCCACATCGGTCATCGCATCGTCCTCGATGGCAACCAGTGCGGATTCCTCGACGCCGAGGTCGACCAGACGTTGCCGGTAGTTCGGCATGGGGTCCCGAGCGAGCCAGGTGTCGACCTCCTCCTGCGGGCGGTAGTCCCCTGGATCGGCGCGCGAGTGCCCGCCGTGCCGATAGGTCTTGGCCTCCACCAAGGACGGACCGGCACCCGCCCGCGCCCGATCTACGGCGCGACGAGCAACGTCGTAGACGGCCTCCGGGTCGTTGCCGTCGACGATGATGGAGTCGAGGCCGTAGGCCGCGGCACGGTCGGCGGCCGGGTGTTCCACCGCCGTCACGTCATGGATGGAGGTGTACTCCATCCAGAGGTTGTTCTCGCAGACGAAGACGATCGGCAGCTCCCAGATCTTGGCGAAGTTCAGCGCCTCGTGGAAGGCTCCGATGTTGGTCGCCCCATCACCGAAGAAGCACACCGTCACCTGCCCGGAGTTGCGTTCCTTCGAAGACCATGCGGCGCCATTGGCGATCACCAGATGAGCCCCGATGATGGCGTAGGAGCCCATCACCCCATGCTCCGCACTCGTGAGGTGCATCGACCCGCCCTTCCCCCCGCAGACGCCCGTGGCCCGGCCGAGCAGTTCGCCCATCACACCGGGCATGGGCGTCCCGCGCGCAAGGGTGTGTGCGTGTCCGCGGTAGGTGCAGAAGGTGTAGTCGTCAGCGCGCTGGGCGACGGCGAACCCTGCGGCCACGGCCTCCATGCCCAGCGAGAGGTGCGAGGTGCCCTTCACCAAGCCCTGCATGAAGAGCTTGTACGCGCGCTCTTCGAAGCGGCGGATGCGGACGACCTGTCGGTACAACGCGAGGCGAACCTCGGTGCTGACCGTCGGGTTGGCGACGTCCGTGGTGAGGTCGGTGTGTGTGTCAGTGGTGGTCACGAGATAGGTCCTCAGTACTCGTTGGTGACAACAAGGTCTTCAGCGGGGAACAGGGTCAGCAACTCGGCGCCGTCGGCGGTCACGACGATCTCCTCCTCGATCCGAGCGGCGGAGTGACCGTCGGTGGCCGGCCAGTACGTCTCGAGCGCGAAGACCATCCCCTCCTTGATCTCCACGGGGTTCTCCAAGCTGTTCAGCCGGGAGATGACAGGCCGCTCGTGCAGGCCAAGACCCAGGCCATGACCGAACTGCAACCCGAAGGCCTCGTACTCCGAGGAGAAGCCGAACTCGTCCGCCTGCGGCCACAAGCGCGCGATCTGATCGGTCGACACGCCGGGCTTGACCGCATCGATTGCGGCATCGATGAGCTCGCGGGCCTTGGCGTAGGCGTCTCGGTGGGCCTGCGTCGCGCGACCCACGGCGAAGGTGCGGTAGTAGCAGGTCCGGTAGCCATTGAATGCATGGATGATGTCGA
The sequence above is a segment of the Euzebya tangerina genome. Coding sequences within it:
- a CDS encoding alpha-ketoacid dehydrogenase subunit beta; translation: MAEQLITYREAIARGIAQEMRRDDSVYLIGEDVAAAGGVFKGTKGLLDEFGPSRVRDTPISEEAILGAAMGAAMTGLKPIAEIMFSDFLATCWDLVAVEIPKTRYMTDGQFTVPLVIRTANGAGLRFGAQHSQAVENWAMMIPGLKVVAPSNPKDLIGLMAAAVRDPDPVIFFESKQLYPTKGLVPDGEIVDELGTAAVLREGTDVTIVALANMVPKAVEAAEVLAQRGISAELIDLRCLVPLDTATVLASVKKTSRLVTVEENPRLCGWGAEVVSIVAEEAIWHIDGPLTRVTTPHLPLPSADNLEDAVLPSVQRIVDACVKAVH
- a CDS encoding thiamine pyrophosphate-dependent dehydrogenase E1 component subunit alpha, giving the protein MTTTDTHTDLTTDVANPTVSTEVRLALYRQVVRIRRFEERAYKLFMQGLVKGTSHLSLGMEAVAAGFAVAQRADDYTFCTYRGHAHTLARGTPMPGVMGELLGRATGVCGGKGGSMHLTSAEHGVMGSYAIIGAHLVIANGAAWSSKERNSGQVTVCFFGDGATNIGAFHEALNFAKIWELPIVFVCENNLWMEYTSIHDVTAVEHPAADRAAAYGLDSIIVDGNDPEAVYDVARRAVDRARAGAGPSLVEAKTYRHGGHSRADPGDYRPQEEVDTWLARDPMPNYRQRLVDLGVEESALVAIEDDAMTDVDAATEDAKAAPAPDSQAAFTNVWADGGYSWRNS